One Flexivirga aerilata DNA segment encodes these proteins:
- the leuD gene encoding 3-isopropylmalate dehydratase small subunit, translating to MEQFSKHTGVGVPLRRSNVDTDQIIPAVYLKRVTRTGFEDGLFSAWRNDDTFVLNNPDFAQGSVLVAGPDFGTGSSREHAVWALMDYGFRVVLSSRFADIFRGNSGKSGLLTAQLRQEDIELIWKLLENEPGMQLTVDLEERTVTAGEHVFAFEVDDYTRWRLLEGLDDVSLTLRHADEITNFESSRPDWKPAVEPA from the coding sequence ATGGAGCAGTTCAGCAAGCACACCGGCGTCGGGGTGCCGCTGCGCCGCAGCAACGTCGACACCGACCAGATCATCCCGGCCGTCTACCTCAAGCGCGTCACCCGCACCGGCTTCGAGGACGGGCTCTTCTCCGCCTGGCGCAACGACGACACCTTCGTGCTGAACAACCCTGATTTCGCTCAGGGTTCGGTGCTGGTCGCCGGTCCCGACTTCGGCACCGGGTCGTCGCGCGAGCACGCGGTGTGGGCGCTGATGGACTACGGCTTCCGGGTCGTGCTGTCGTCGCGCTTCGCCGACATCTTCCGGGGCAACTCGGGCAAGTCCGGCCTGCTGACCGCGCAGCTGCGGCAGGAGGACATCGAGCTCATCTGGAAGCTGCTCGAGAACGAGCCGGGCATGCAGCTGACGGTCGATCTCGAGGAGCGCACGGTCACCGCCGGCGAGCACGTCTTCGCCTTCGAGGTGGACGACTACACGCGCTGGCGGCTGCTCGAAGGGCTCGACGACGTGAGTTTGACCCTTCGACACGCTGACGAGATCACAAATTTCGAATCCAGCCGTCCGGATTGGAAACCGGCGGTCGAACCGGCCTGA
- a CDS encoding HU family DNA-binding protein yields the protein MNKAELIESLESRLGSKKAASDALEAVVDAIIREVAKGNKVGITGFGTFEKISRAARTGRNPRTGTTVRIKKTAVPKFKPGTAFKSVVADPRSLPKTGNAGGRASAAGTPAKKTTTKKAAAKKTTAKKATAKKATTKTAAAKKTTAKQAASKTTAAKKTTAKKATTAAAKKTTAKKTVAKKAPAKKAPAKKTTAKKTTAKKTARR from the coding sequence ATGAACAAGGCAGAGCTCATCGAGAGCCTCGAATCTCGCCTGGGCAGCAAGAAGGCCGCCAGCGACGCACTCGAGGCTGTCGTGGATGCGATCATCCGCGAGGTTGCCAAGGGCAACAAGGTCGGCATCACCGGCTTCGGCACCTTCGAGAAGATCTCGCGTGCGGCTCGCACCGGCCGCAACCCGCGCACCGGCACGACCGTGCGCATCAAGAAGACCGCCGTGCCGAAGTTCAAGCCCGGCACCGCGTTCAAGTCCGTTGTCGCAGACCCGCGTTCGCTGCCGAAGACCGGCAACGCCGGTGGTCGCGCCTCGGCGGCCGGCACTCCGGCCAAGAAGACCACCACCAAGAAGGCGGCGGCCAAGAAGACGACCGCGAAGAAGGCCACGGCCAAGAAGGCGACGACCAAGACCGCGGCCGCCAAGAAGACCACCGCCAAGCAGGCGGCCTCCAAGACGACCGCCGCGAAGAAGACCACGGCGAAGAAGGCCACGACGGCTGCCGCGAAGAAGACCACGGCCAAGAAGACCGTCGCCAAGAAGGCTCCGGCGAAGAAGGCCCCCGCCAAGAAGACGACCGCCAAGAAGACCACGGCGAAGAAGACCGCGCGTCGCTGA
- the cofC gene encoding 2-phospho-L-lactate guanylyltransferase yields the protein MNSPATSTWHVIVPVKHSAHGKSRLHPPPGVRRSDLALAIALDTLHVVLEVVEPAQVIVVTEDAEVRLQMQDRGAHVLPDPGRGLNPAIAAGIDRVRREAAGTPAAVLLGDLPALTADELRDGLAACAATEAAVVPDRDGTGTVLLTHHDAGRLVPRFGTGSAARHARTATVLQPELPRLRTDVDDDKALREAVSLGVGPWTRRVLDLPAAAGA from the coding sequence GTGAACTCCCCTGCGACGTCGACCTGGCACGTGATTGTGCCGGTCAAGCACAGCGCGCACGGCAAGTCGCGGCTGCACCCTCCGCCGGGGGTGCGCCGCAGCGATCTCGCGCTCGCGATCGCGCTGGACACGCTGCACGTGGTGCTGGAGGTCGTCGAGCCGGCGCAGGTGATCGTCGTGACCGAGGACGCCGAGGTGCGCCTGCAGATGCAGGACCGCGGAGCACACGTCCTGCCGGATCCGGGTCGCGGCCTCAACCCCGCGATCGCCGCCGGCATCGACCGGGTCCGCCGCGAGGCCGCCGGCACGCCGGCGGCGGTGCTGCTCGGCGACCTGCCGGCGCTCACGGCAGACGAACTCCGCGACGGCCTCGCGGCGTGCGCCGCGACCGAGGCGGCCGTCGTGCCCGACCGCGACGGCACCGGCACGGTGCTGCTCACCCACCACGACGCGGGCCGGCTGGTGCCGCGCTTCGGCACCGGGTCGGCGGCCCGGCATGCGCGCACCGCGACCGTGCTGCAACCCGAACTGCCCCGGCTGCGCACCGATGTCGACGACGACAAGGCTCTGCGGGAGGCGGTCTCGCTCGGCGTCGGCCCGTGGACGCGGCGGGTGCTGGACCTGCCGGCGGCCGCCGGCGCGTAG
- a CDS encoding lysophospholipid acyltransferase family protein, whose product MSRPPMSEHIEPMYSKVIATLYPVMQRITVREWTGMENIPATGGFVVASNHTSNMDHFPLAHFLVDAGRAPHYLAKSSLFKPPGVKQIMWGTGQIPVYRGTTKATSALSAAEEALERGACVCVYPEGTITREPDFWPMVGKSGAARLALETGVPLIPMAMWGTRDIMWPYKDKLPRIWPPKKVSVSAGPAVDLDDLRGGPVDGKSLRVATDRLMEDITGLLEGIRGAKAPDHRFDPRTEKAARGHGEGRAR is encoded by the coding sequence GTGTCTCGGCCACCGATGAGCGAACACATCGAACCGATGTATTCCAAGGTCATTGCGACCCTGTACCCGGTGATGCAGCGCATCACCGTCCGCGAGTGGACCGGCATGGAGAACATCCCGGCGACGGGCGGATTCGTGGTCGCGTCCAACCACACCTCCAACATGGACCACTTCCCGCTGGCGCACTTCCTGGTCGACGCCGGACGGGCGCCGCACTACCTGGCCAAGTCGTCATTGTTCAAACCGCCGGGCGTGAAGCAGATCATGTGGGGCACCGGGCAGATCCCGGTCTACCGGGGCACCACCAAGGCGACGTCGGCGCTGTCGGCGGCCGAGGAGGCGCTCGAGCGCGGCGCCTGCGTGTGCGTCTATCCCGAGGGCACGATCACCCGTGAGCCCGACTTCTGGCCGATGGTCGGCAAATCCGGCGCGGCACGGCTTGCGCTGGAGACCGGCGTGCCGCTGATCCCGATGGCGATGTGGGGCACGCGCGACATCATGTGGCCCTACAAGGACAAGCTGCCGCGGATCTGGCCGCCGAAGAAGGTCAGCGTCAGCGCCGGCCCCGCGGTCGACCTCGACGACCTGCGCGGCGGGCCCGTCGACGGCAAATCGCTGCGGGTGGCGACCGATCGGCTGATGGAGGACATCACCGGTCTCCTGGAAGGCATTCGGGGCGCCAAGGCCCCCGACCACCGTTTCGATCCGCGCACGGAGAAGGCCGCACGCGGCCACGGCGAGGGTCGCGCGCGATGA
- a CDS encoding NAD(P)H-dependent glycerol-3-phosphate dehydrogenase, with translation MTRVAVLGGGNWGTAYAAVMADAGCTVRLWARRAEVADEINRTRVNSAYLPELTVPEGISATSDSAEALADAEIVVLAVPSQSLRDNLAVWREQLPADAPVVSLMKGIELGTGERMSEVIADAGGVDPDRIVVVSGPNLAHEIAAQQPAAAVVASASPRARARVAEASATGYFRPYLGNDVVGTEIAGATKNVIALAVGMASGMGMGDNTMASLLTRGLAETARLGTALGADPQTFLGLAGVGDLVATCASPLSRNRTFGYKLGSGMTLAEVTASTTQTAEGVKSCESILQLAQGAGVDVPIVENVAAVVHEGRSPRDVVGALMSRARKHEGH, from the coding sequence ATGACCCGCGTCGCGGTCCTCGGCGGCGGCAACTGGGGCACGGCCTACGCTGCGGTGATGGCCGACGCGGGCTGCACGGTCCGGCTCTGGGCCCGCCGTGCCGAGGTGGCCGACGAGATCAACCGCACCAGGGTCAACTCCGCCTATCTGCCCGAACTCACCGTCCCCGAAGGGATTTCGGCGACCAGCGACTCAGCCGAGGCGCTCGCCGACGCCGAGATCGTCGTGCTGGCGGTGCCCTCCCAGAGCTTGCGCGACAACCTCGCCGTATGGCGGGAACAACTGCCCGCCGACGCCCCCGTCGTGTCGCTGATGAAGGGCATCGAGCTCGGCACCGGCGAACGCATGAGCGAGGTCATCGCCGACGCCGGGGGAGTGGACCCCGATCGCATCGTGGTGGTGTCGGGGCCCAATCTCGCCCACGAGATCGCCGCGCAGCAGCCGGCCGCGGCGGTCGTCGCATCGGCCAGCCCCCGGGCCCGCGCACGGGTCGCGGAGGCCAGCGCCACCGGCTACTTCCGCCCCTACCTCGGCAACGACGTCGTCGGCACCGAGATCGCCGGCGCGACCAAGAACGTCATCGCGCTCGCGGTCGGCATGGCCTCGGGCATGGGGATGGGCGACAACACCATGGCGAGCCTGCTCACCCGTGGGCTCGCCGAGACCGCCCGGCTCGGAACGGCTTTGGGCGCAGACCCGCAGACCTTCCTCGGGCTCGCGGGCGTCGGTGACCTGGTGGCGACCTGTGCGTCGCCGTTGTCGCGCAACCGCACGTTCGGCTACAAGCTCGGCTCGGGGATGACGCTGGCCGAGGTCACCGCGAGCACGACCCAGACCGCCGAGGGCGTGAAGTCGTGCGAATCCATCCTGCAGCTCGCGCAGGGTGCCGGCGTCGACGTGCCGATCGTCGAGAACGTCGCTGCCGTCGTGCACGAGGGACGCAGCCCGCGTGACGTGGTCGGTGCGCTGATGTCCCGCGCCCGCAAGCACGAGGGTCACTGA
- a CDS encoding trans-sulfuration enzyme family protein: MADDTAHSPATRLVGLGRPARQPGAPVSPPVELSSTFVADGPVNYGRSGNATWTAFEDVLGALEGGRALAFASGMAAISAAMSLTPQGGTVVLPEHVYNGSSSLLTSQEEQGRLRTRRVDPTDTAAVVAALDGADVLWMESPTNPMLEVGDLPAILTAARSKGVLSIVDNTFNTPLLAQPLSLGADVVVHSVTKFLAGHSDVLLGAAVTANDELYERLSLHRVMYGAIPGPHETWLALRGMRTLHVRLERSCANAAELARRLADHPQVADVRYPGFGAVIAVEPVGGRAATEAVEQRVRVWLPATSLGGVESLLERRRRHPGEPETVPDALLRLSVGIEDVEDLWRDLDQALRG, translated from the coding sequence ATGGCAGATGACACCGCACACTCCCCGGCCACCCGGCTGGTCGGTCTCGGCCGGCCGGCACGACAGCCGGGTGCCCCGGTGAGCCCACCGGTGGAGCTGAGCTCGACGTTCGTGGCAGACGGCCCGGTCAACTACGGCCGGTCCGGCAACGCCACCTGGACGGCGTTCGAGGACGTCCTCGGTGCGCTGGAGGGCGGACGGGCTCTCGCCTTCGCCAGCGGTATGGCGGCGATCAGTGCCGCCATGTCGCTGACCCCGCAGGGGGGCACCGTCGTGCTGCCGGAGCACGTCTACAACGGCTCGTCCTCACTGCTGACCTCGCAGGAGGAGCAGGGCCGCTTGCGCACGCGCCGGGTCGACCCGACCGACACCGCCGCGGTGGTCGCCGCGCTTGACGGCGCGGACGTGCTCTGGATGGAGTCACCGACCAATCCGATGCTGGAGGTCGGTGACCTGCCCGCGATCCTCACCGCCGCCCGCAGCAAGGGCGTGCTGAGCATCGTCGACAACACCTTCAACACCCCACTGCTGGCCCAACCGCTGTCGCTCGGCGCGGACGTCGTGGTGCACTCGGTGACGAAATTCCTGGCCGGTCACTCCGACGTGCTGCTCGGCGCCGCCGTCACCGCCAACGACGAGCTCTACGAACGCCTTTCGCTGCACCGCGTGATGTATGGCGCCATCCCCGGCCCGCACGAGACCTGGCTGGCGCTGCGCGGCATGCGCACGCTGCACGTGCGCCTCGAGCGCTCGTGCGCCAACGCGGCCGAGCTCGCGCGCCGGCTGGCCGATCATCCCCAGGTCGCGGACGTGCGCTACCCCGGCTTCGGAGCGGTCATCGCGGTCGAGCCCGTCGGTGGCCGCGCGGCCACCGAGGCCGTCGAGCAGCGCGTGCGGGTGTGGCTGCCGGCCACCAGCCTCGGCGGGGTCGAGTCGCTGCTCGAACGCCGCCGGCGCCACCCCGGAGAGCCCGAGACCGTGCCCGACGCTCTGCTGCGGCTGTCCGTCGGCATCGAGGACGTCGAGGACCTCTGGCGCGACCTGGACCAGGCGCTGCGCGGCTGA
- a CDS encoding D-alanine--D-alanine ligase family protein, whose amino-acid sequence MSTSNQPEKAEKIEDAGRKPVVAIVFGGRSSEHAVSCSTAASVLRAIDRDRFDVVPIGIAQDGRWLLMADDPEPLQLTAEHTPSVQGDTTALIPADPGNRELMVFPPDEPPRRLTTVDVVFPLLHGPFGEDGTLQGMLELADTRYVGSGVAASAVMMDKALMKVVFTAAGLPVGRYVVITDKEWRRDKAAALDPIAALGMPVFVKPARAGSSVGVVRVDDPADLEAAIEQARESDPKVLVEAAIDGREVECGVLEGRGADRPRASEIGEITVTGDRHTFYDFEAKYLDDDAQLTCPADLPKSVADEIRELSIKAFDAAGCEGLARVDWFYTTDGRLMLNEINTMPGFTPSSMFPRIWAETGFDYPSLITELITLAMERRTGLR is encoded by the coding sequence ATGAGCACCAGCAACCAGCCCGAGAAGGCCGAGAAGATCGAGGACGCCGGCCGAAAGCCGGTCGTCGCAATTGTTTTCGGTGGACGGTCGAGCGAGCACGCGGTCTCCTGCTCCACCGCCGCGAGTGTGCTGCGGGCGATCGACCGAGATCGCTTCGACGTCGTCCCGATCGGCATCGCGCAGGACGGCCGCTGGTTGCTCATGGCCGACGACCCCGAGCCGTTGCAGCTGACCGCCGAGCACACCCCGAGCGTGCAGGGCGACACCACCGCGCTGATCCCGGCGGACCCGGGCAACCGCGAGCTCATGGTCTTCCCGCCCGACGAGCCGCCGCGCCGGCTCACCACCGTCGACGTCGTCTTCCCGCTGCTGCACGGCCCGTTCGGCGAGGACGGCACGCTGCAGGGCATGCTCGAGCTCGCCGACACCCGCTACGTCGGCTCCGGCGTCGCCGCCTCCGCGGTGATGATGGACAAGGCGCTGATGAAGGTGGTCTTCACGGCCGCGGGCCTGCCGGTCGGGCGCTATGTCGTGATCACCGACAAGGAGTGGCGCCGCGACAAGGCGGCCGCGCTCGACCCGATCGCCGCGCTCGGCATGCCGGTCTTCGTCAAGCCGGCCCGCGCCGGCTCCAGCGTCGGCGTCGTGCGGGTGGACGACCCGGCCGACCTCGAGGCGGCGATCGAGCAGGCGCGCGAGTCGGACCCGAAGGTGCTGGTGGAGGCCGCGATCGACGGCCGCGAGGTCGAGTGCGGCGTCCTGGAGGGGCGCGGCGCGGATCGGCCGCGAGCCAGCGAGATCGGCGAGATCACCGTGACCGGCGACCGCCATACGTTCTACGACTTCGAGGCGAAGTATCTCGATGACGACGCGCAGCTCACCTGCCCGGCCGACCTGCCGAAGAGCGTCGCCGACGAGATCCGCGAGTTGTCGATCAAGGCGTTCGACGCCGCGGGGTGTGAGGGCCTTGCCCGGGTCGACTGGTTCTACACCACCGACGGGCGGTTGATGCTCAACGAGATCAACACGATGCCCGGTTTCACGCCGAGCTCGATGTTCCCGCGCATCTGGGCCGAGACCGGGTTCGACTACCCGTCCCTGATCACCGAGCTCATCACGCTGGCGATGGAGCGGCGCACCGGGCTGCGTTGA
- a CDS encoding DUF3515 domain-containing protein — MRRAAAATGAVGVTLALAACGGGGEKAVDAAPADQASNPLCTKVSQHWPATVSSEKQRKVTTDSPTVRAWGDPAIIARCGVTSPGPTTDKCVSADNIDWVATPLSDGTRYVTYGRSPAIELLVPTKYGGWPLAAFSGAASQIPQGSHHCS, encoded by the coding sequence ATGCGCCGCGCCGCGGCGGCCACCGGCGCGGTCGGCGTCACTCTCGCGCTGGCCGCCTGCGGTGGTGGCGGAGAGAAGGCGGTCGACGCCGCACCTGCCGATCAGGCGTCGAACCCGTTGTGCACCAAGGTTTCCCAGCACTGGCCGGCAACCGTTTCGAGTGAGAAGCAGCGCAAGGTCACGACCGACTCGCCGACCGTGCGGGCGTGGGGCGATCCGGCGATCATCGCGCGGTGCGGGGTCACCTCCCCCGGCCCGACCACCGACAAGTGCGTCAGCGCCGACAACATCGACTGGGTGGCGACGCCGCTGTCCGACGGCACCCGCTACGTCACCTACGGCCGGAGCCCGGCCATCGAGCTGCTGGTGCCGACCAAATACGGCGGCTGGCCGCTCGCGGCGTTTTCCGGTGCTGCATCGCAGATCCCCCAGGGCTCACACCACTGCAGTTGA
- a CDS encoding Lrp/AsnC family transcriptional regulator, with amino-acid sequence MVQAYILIQADLGKATAVAAAVREIPGVLSSEDVTGPYDVIARAEAPTLDELGSLVIAKIQDAPGIMRTLTCTVVHP; translated from the coding sequence ATGGTCCAGGCCTACATCCTCATTCAGGCAGACCTCGGCAAGGCGACCGCGGTCGCCGCCGCGGTGCGTGAGATCCCCGGTGTGTTGTCCTCCGAGGACGTCACCGGCCCCTACGACGTGATCGCGCGCGCCGAGGCGCCGACCCTCGACGAGCTCGGGTCGCTGGTGATCGCCAAGATCCAGGACGCGCCCGGCATCATGCGCACGCTCACGTGCACCGTCGTCCACCCTTAA
- the thiL gene encoding thiamine-phosphate kinase yields MTGDCAPRTLADLDEDGLLAQTLPRFATSDDVLVGPGDDAALLQVRTGAVIATTDTMVLGRDWLDEWSTGSDVGHKIVVQNVADIAAMGGRCTGLLVTLIADPATPLQWVLDFNAGVDEAATAAKTVVLGGDLSSAPPGVRAVSVTALGELDGVSPVLRSGAQVGDVIAVCGTLGHAAAGLLLLQRDSGDAPEAGPVASDLVLAQRRPRAPYKQGPVAARAGATSMLDVSDGLVRDAGRIARASGVRLDLDVDALAPDIEMLAPAVGPDAARECVLAGGEEHALLATFPPEGVPAGWRTIGSVLPGDGVTLGKVPQTGGGWDHFGARFR; encoded by the coding sequence ATGACTGGCGATTGCGCACCTCGCACACTCGCCGACCTGGACGAGGACGGTCTGCTGGCGCAGACCCTTCCCCGCTTCGCGACCAGCGACGACGTGCTCGTCGGGCCGGGGGACGACGCCGCGCTGCTGCAGGTGCGCACGGGTGCCGTGATCGCGACGACCGACACGATGGTGCTCGGCCGCGACTGGCTGGACGAGTGGTCGACCGGGTCGGACGTCGGGCACAAGATCGTGGTGCAGAACGTCGCCGACATCGCGGCGATGGGTGGCCGCTGCACCGGCCTCCTCGTGACCCTGATCGCCGACCCGGCGACGCCGCTGCAGTGGGTGCTCGACTTCAACGCCGGCGTCGACGAGGCCGCAACTGCCGCGAAAACCGTTGTGCTGGGCGGGGATCTGTCATCGGCACCGCCTGGGGTGCGTGCGGTCTCGGTCACCGCGCTGGGCGAGCTGGACGGCGTGTCACCGGTGCTCCGGTCCGGCGCGCAGGTGGGCGACGTCATTGCGGTGTGCGGCACGCTTGGCCATGCTGCTGCGGGATTGCTTCTGCTCCAACGGGATTCAGGAGATGCACCGGAGGCGGGGCCGGTGGCGTCGGATCTCGTGCTGGCGCAACGCCGCCCGCGTGCGCCATACAAGCAAGGACCGGTGGCCGCCCGAGCCGGTGCCACGTCGATGCTGGACGTCTCCGACGGCCTGGTGCGGGACGCCGGCCGGATAGCCCGGGCGAGCGGCGTGCGCCTCGACCTCGACGTCGACGCGTTGGCGCCGGACATCGAGATGCTCGCGCCCGCTGTGGGTCCCGACGCGGCCCGGGAGTGCGTGCTGGCCGGGGGAGAGGAGCACGCGCTGCTCGCGACGTTCCCGCCGGAGGGCGTGCCGGCCGGCTGGCGCACGATCGGGTCGGTGCTGCCCGGAGACGGTGTGACACTCGGAAAAGTTCCCCAAACCGGCGGTGGCTGGGATCACTTCGGCGCGCGTTTCCGGTGA